Genomic DNA from Halomonas sp. BDJS001:
GTCGTGGATGAAGGAGCGATCTATCTTCAGGGCGGTGACTGGAAAGTGCTTGAGATAGCTCAGGGAGGAATAACCGGTTCCGAAATCGTCGATAGCAATGTGAATACCGCGATGATAGAGGCGCCGCAGATCCTCGAGGACGGTCTCGTCGGCTTCAATCAGGACATTCTCGGTCAATTCGATGCCGATATCCCGCGGGCCTAAGCCGTGACGCTGCAGCGAGTCCTCGAAGCTCTTGAGGGCATCGGGACGCACCAGTTGACGACCCGAGACATTGATGTCGATGCGGTGCTCATGAAATCCCTTGGCACGCCATTCCACCTGCTGGCGGCAAGCCTCTTCGATGACCCAGTCGCCCAGACGATGGATCAAACCGGAACGCTCGGCCAGCGGGATAAACTCGGCAGGCCAGATTGGCGGGCCCTCGGTAGGCTCCCAGCGTATCAAGGCCTCGAGATTCTCTATTCGCCCACTGGCCGCCGAGACCTGGGGCTGGTAGTGGAGGGAGAATTCACCGTTATCCAGGGCTTCCTCGAGTCGCGCCGAGAGATAGTGTTGGCGAACCAGCTCGTCATGGAGCTTCTGTTGGAAGAAACGTACAGCACCCCGGCCCTCCAGCTTTGCACGATTCTTGGCAACATCGGCATTACGGATCAATTCGCGTGACGATTCACCATTCTCGGGAAAGAGTGCCACACCCAGGCAGGCCGTGACCTGACGCTCCCGACCATCCAGGACGAAAGGTTCCCGAAAGGCATTCTGGATATGACGAACGACCCGTCTGACATCAGAGGACAAGTGGACGCCGGGAAAGGCCAGCACGAATTCATCGCTAGAGACACGGGACACCAGGTCAGTGACCCGCTGGCACTCTCTCAGTCGCCGCGTCAGCTCAATAAGCAGGCGATCGCCCTGATCATAGCCAAGGGCATCATTGATCTCGACGAAGTGATCGATGTCCAGGTAGATGGTTGCCAGGCCATTGCCCTGGCGTCGACAGGAATCCAACAGACTGTCCAGATCGACTTCGAAGGTCTGGCGGTTAGGGAGATGGGTGAGCCTGTCGAAATGGGTGGCGAATTCCAGGTCACGGTGGGCGCGCTTTTGGTCGGAAAGGTCGACATCCACGCAGAACATCAGGGGTGAGTCGGTATGCTCATTGAGCATCAGATGCTGCGAAAAGACCGATACCAGTTCACCGCTTTTGTGCTTGAGCTGGAGTTCATCGGCGGGTATATCGACCCCTTCTTTGATCCAGGCATCATGCGCCTGGATCACCCCGTCACGCATGAAGGCAGGAATGATCAGATCTTCCAGTAACTGTCCCAGGGCTTCCTCAGCGGTATAGCCATAGAGACGAGTGCTGCCCTCATTCCAGTAAATCACCCGCCGATCGCGATCATAACCCTGAACCGCCACTTTCGGCAGGCTCTCCAGCAGGGCGCGGAATTGCTGCTCACTCTCCAGATACTGGCGGCGTACTAACTCGACTTCTTCCCTACCGGCATCATGCGAATCGATGCCATCAGTTGAAGATGTCTTTGACATCTTCAACACGAGTGCACCGGAAAAATTCCTGCGGTTCTCCTTCAGGCGTTCCGGATCTCTGTGAAGGCGGGGATCGCTGGCAGTCATGGGATCCACTTAAAGAAAAAACACTGTCAAGAGCCATCATAATGGCAACGAGAGGGGCACTTTGTTGTGATTATCCTACACCTATTTGTAGGAGATAACCTACAAATACGTCATCAACGGTCTGATCCTGTTTTCAAAAAAATCACTCTTCTTAGTACATTTCTTTGACATATCGTTGCAAATCTTTTCATTTTCTACCTGTTGACCTCAGTGTTTACACCGGCAACACCGGGCAATTCAGCCCAGTTAACAGGAGAATACCAACATGAAACTCGATACTCTCAAGCACGGTTTCGACCTCACCTCCATGCCTGTCGATTCACTCGCCGATTATTGGAATCCGGGAGTGATAGAGGCGCTGAGGCATCAGGATTGGGCGAAAACCAATATTCGGGAGCGAATCGATCTGACCGCCTGGCAGGGGTTTACCGCTGACCTGCCGCGCGATCCCTACGTTAACCAGCGATGGAAGCGGATGTCATGGCTCGCCCTGAATGATCAGGGTGATGTCGAGGATATAGGCCAGTGCCCCATGGCCCAGGGGGGTGCCTTCAACGACGCGGAAAGCATGGCGGATCGCCTGCGGTACTATGATCCGCTGACTCGGGAATTCATGGCACGCCCCGATGTGAAAGCCTTCGTTCGCGCCTGGGCAAGGCTGTGGAGTATCGGTGCGCACGAACCCATCCTGATGCAGATCACCGGGGTTCGCGGGGAAGGCTGCATCGACCCCCTTCAGGGACAGGGAATTCATGCCGATGGCTGCAAGGCCCTAAGCATTCTGGTCATCAATCGGGAAAACGTGGCGGGTGCCGAAAACCACCTCTACGCAGACAAAGCTGGCACGAACTCATTGGTCGATATCACCCTGAATCCGGGTGATATCCTTCATCTGAGCGATGACCGGCTATTCCACAGTGTCGACGGGATCGAACAGCTCGACAGCGAGGCACCCTTCGAGCGGTTCATCATCATCATCAATAGTCGCTTCGTGGACGACTTCCAGAACCGGATGTTGCGTCGCTACTTCCCGGAAGCGATCCTCAATGAGAGCTACTGACACTCTCGGTAAATTGAGAACCTAGCAACACCAACGCCCCCGGAACTCCGGGGGCGTTTTGGTTGTGCGCCCGGCAAGGGGGAGTGCTGGCCAACGCTGTGTGAGCGGCTGCTGGCAACGGCTGAGTAAACTTGTCCCTTTTAAGTCGGCTTTGTCTGGGCAAGGCCCCGAAGGTTAACGAGCGATGCGGTTACTGGCGTCAGTAAAGCCGAGCAGCGAAATGTCTATGTCCATGCGTTCACCGCGTGGGCTAATCATGCTGAGGGTTGCTGTATTGCCACTGCGGAGTTGCTGCAACATTGACGACTCAATGGGCACATCAGCACGGCACCCTTGCTCTTGGCAGACCTGATAGGGGAAGGGGATTGGTTCGCTGTTATCCACGCTCAATTGCAAGCCCGGGGCCAGGCGTACTCCCAGGGGCACGAAGAAGCTCATCACTGGGTCATCGATCTGGGGCGGGTAGTCGAGAATTACCTGCATTAAGGGCTGGTCGCTGTCGGGTTGAGTGATCAGTTGCGACATCGCACAAGGGCTCGGGCCCTCGGCACTACGCTGGCAACGCACTTCCCAATCCTGGAACGACTCGGTAGTAACATCATTACCGGAGGCTGCCCCTGGTTGTTGTTGGCTAAAGGCATTGGGGGACAACGCCAAGAGCGATAGTAGACCCATTCTGAAAAGGTTTTGAGTAAGAGAGTTTGGCATTGGCGTTACCTCCTGTTGGTTCGCTGATGGTGGATAATAGTGCTCACCATGCCTGCTTGTACGCTTGAGGTCGAGCCCTTGATGTACGAGAGCGTGGTTGGGCGATTTATCTTCCTCGTCAGATCTCGTGGGATTGAAGTAAAAGAGACTTTGGAAATGGCAGAAGACGAATATGGACATGCAGATAGCTAGGGCGATTTGATCGCTCTAACGGCTGGTGTTTATCCTGCCCGAGCTGCTCTCTTCCGGTTCAATCTGCCCACGCCGCTGCAGCCATTGCATCACGATCCAGCACAGCGCTGCCCAGCTCGCTCCGGCCGTCCAGCCGGCAAGTACATCGGTCGGCCAATGGACGCCGAGATAGACGCGGCTTATGCCCACCAGCAGGGTCAACAATATCGCCAGAATCAGCAGGTAAGCCTTCAGCCTCAGCGCGGGCTGTACGCGGATGAGCAGCGCGGCCAGGGTGAGGTAGGTCACGGCAGACATCATTGAGTGGCCGCTGGGAAAGCTCGCGGTGTAGACCATGGCTTCATGAGGCACCAGATCCGGGCGAGGGCGATCAAAGCCCAGCTTCATCACTGTGCTGAGTAGTATACCGCCGGGCACCGCGATTGAGGCAAAAAGAGCCGCGCGATAGTGTCTGGCAAGTAACAGGTAGCCCAGGGCGCCCAGTGTGATGAGTACCAGCACGCCGACACCGCCCAGTGCGGTGAAGTCCCGGCCCATTTCCTCAACCCAGCCCGGCCCGATAGGGTCGCTAAGGTCTGCGGGGTTGCGAAGGGCGAGCAGCAGGCTCTCATCGATGCTATGGGTGTCTCCCTCGATAACTTCTTCGGCCAGCGCGACGAACCCCCAAATCCCACCGGAAAGTACCGCGACGCATAACAGCATCGCCAGTTCGTAGCGGCCGAGCCGAGCCAGTAGGGAAAAGCTTTGGCGCCCAATTTGGCCAAGTTTTTCATGGTGCTTCATTGGCAACTCCTTTGCTTTGAGAAGGGGTACGCAGCGTCAATTCTGACGTTTTGACACGAGAAGTTTGGCAGGATAGTCAGACATTGCCGCTGAAGGTCTTGCGCCAGTCGCGGGGGCTGACCTGATGGCGTCGTTTGATCTGTTGCCGAAACGAGGTTGCTGTGGGACATTCTGGAGTCTAATCATCCCGGTGGGAATCACGCAACCAATTGATAATAAGCATAATTCATAACCTACGTTAGGTTAGTAAAGTAGGCAAATGTTTTAGAATAAGGTTAATAAATCATTTGCTGAGGGTAACAGAGTGTCTCTCATCGATTCAGTAGTGATGCGGGGCCTTAGTACTCAAGGCGTTTTGTCTACAGAAGATAAAGCGTTATTGCTGGGTCTTGAGCTCAGCCCTAGATACATGTCAGCTAGCGAGGTGCTCTGGCAGGAGAGCGAGGATGCTGATCTGTTCTGCGTGGTCAAGGAGGGCTGGGCATACTCTTATCGTAACTTGAAAAATGGTTCAAAGCAGATTCTCAAGTTTTACCTTCCGGGCGATATCATCGGCATGCGCGATTTTGGCTTCACCCGTCGCTTGGCGAGCGCGGCAATGATTAATAAAGGTGTGATCTGCTCATTCTCCTATCAGCAGCTTTTTAAACTCTTTGGACGTTCGAGCTTAGCTGTCGGCATCGTGGCCACCGCCACCCGTCAGCAGGCGCAACTCTCCGAGCGACTGATCTACCTCGGCAAGTATTCAGCCCACGAGCAGTTGGCGCACTTTCTTTACGAGATCTATCTGCGCCTCAAGCGGATCGATGCCGTTGAGGACAATAGCTTCTTCATGCCGCTCACGCAGGAACTGATTAGTGATGCGTTGGGGATGAGTCCGGTACACGTAAGCCGGACTTTCTCGATGCTGCGTGATGAGGGGTTGGTGATCCGAAACCGCCAGCACGTGAAGCTGCCCGACCCCGAAGCGTTGGCGCGGTTAGTCGAATTCAATGATAACTATATTGATGAGTTCCTACCTCCCTCGTTTTCTGAGCTTTTGAAAGCTAGCCCGTAAAGTGCTGGTAGCCTCTGTTGGCTGATAACAGTTGCCACGAAAGCCCCAGCTTCAACAAGAGGCTGGTTTCACCAATAGCTAATCTTCCTCCATCACTTCCTCGACCCATTCCACCCACGTTTCGGTAAGACGTTGGCCAAGCCGCAATGTATGCCAGGGTGCCCGTTGGGCGGGCGTCAACGCCTGTGGGTCGCTAAACCACTCTCGTTCTATTGCGGCGTAGGTCGTCAAGCGCTCCTTAAGCTGCTCACGAAAGGCGGTGAGCTCTTCGCGGCGGGCCTGCTCGGGCCAGCGTTCCCAGGCGAAAAACTTGGCAAACAATGGCTGGCGAACAAGGGTTCGGCGAGCCAGATGTCCAGCGCCTGACGCCCCGCTTCGGTCAGTTGGTAAACCTTGCGGTCGGGGCGCTCGGTTTGCGGCAGCGTCTCGCACGTCAGTAAGCCATCGCCGCGCATTCGGTCAAGTTCGCGGTAGAGCTGCCGCTGATAGGTCACTTTGGGCCGATTCATCTGCTTTCGTTGTGGGTGC
This window encodes:
- a CDS encoding putative bifunctional diguanylate cyclase/phosphodiesterase gives rise to the protein MSKTSSTDGIDSHDAGREEVELVRRQYLESEQQFRALLESLPKVAVQGYDRDRRVIYWNEGSTRLYGYTAEEALGQLLEDLIIPAFMRDGVIQAHDAWIKEGVDIPADELQLKHKSGELVSVFSQHLMLNEHTDSPLMFCVDVDLSDQKRAHRDLEFATHFDRLTHLPNRQTFEVDLDSLLDSCRRQGNGLATIYLDIDHFVEINDALGYDQGDRLLIELTRRLRECQRVTDLVSRVSSDEFVLAFPGVHLSSDVRRVVRHIQNAFREPFVLDGRERQVTACLGVALFPENGESSRELIRNADVAKNRAKLEGRGAVRFFQQKLHDELVRQHYLSARLEEALDNGEFSLHYQPQVSAASGRIENLEALIRWEPTEGPPIWPAEFIPLAERSGLIHRLGDWVIEEACRQQVEWRAKGFHEHRIDINVSGRQLVRPDALKSFEDSLQRHGLGPRDIGIELTENVLIEADETVLEDLRRLYHRGIHIAIDDFGTGYSSLSYLKHFPVTALKIDRSFIHDAPTQPKDRAIMEGAIFIGHRLGLEVVAEGVENAEQLSLLREMHCDLIQGFFFYRPMPAKEIDRLLGGFVPGHEGLSS
- a CDS encoding 2OG-Fe dioxygenase family protein; its protein translation is MKLDTLKHGFDLTSMPVDSLADYWNPGVIEALRHQDWAKTNIRERIDLTAWQGFTADLPRDPYVNQRWKRMSWLALNDQGDVEDIGQCPMAQGGAFNDAESMADRLRYYDPLTREFMARPDVKAFVRAWARLWSIGAHEPILMQITGVRGEGCIDPLQGQGIHADGCKALSILVINRENVAGAENHLYADKAGTNSLVDITLNPGDILHLSDDRLFHSVDGIEQLDSEAPFERFIIIINSRFVDDFQNRMLRRYFPEAILNESY
- a CDS encoding invasion associated locus B family protein, producing MPNSLTQNLFRMGLLSLLALSPNAFSQQQPGAASGNDVTTESFQDWEVRCQRSAEGPSPCAMSQLITQPDSDQPLMQVILDYPPQIDDPVMSFFVPLGVRLAPGLQLSVDNSEPIPFPYQVCQEQGCRADVPIESSMLQQLRSGNTATLSMISPRGERMDIDISLLGFTDASNRIAR
- a CDS encoding phosphatase PAP2 family protein; translation: MKHHEKLGQIGRQSFSLLARLGRYELAMLLCVAVLSGGIWGFVALAEEVIEGDTHSIDESLLLALRNPADLSDPIGPGWVEEMGRDFTALGGVGVLVLITLGALGYLLLARHYRAALFASIAVPGGILLSTVMKLGFDRPRPDLVPHEAMVYTASFPSGHSMMSAVTYLTLAALLIRVQPALRLKAYLLILAILLTLLVGISRVYLGVHWPTDVLAGWTAGASWAALCWIVMQWLQRRGQIEPEESSSGRINTSR
- a CDS encoding Crp/Fnr family transcriptional regulator codes for the protein MSLIDSVVMRGLSTQGVLSTEDKALLLGLELSPRYMSASEVLWQESEDADLFCVVKEGWAYSYRNLKNGSKQILKFYLPGDIIGMRDFGFTRRLASAAMINKGVICSFSYQQLFKLFGRSSLAVGIVATATRQQAQLSERLIYLGKYSAHEQLAHFLYEIYLRLKRIDAVEDNSFFMPLTQELISDALGMSPVHVSRTFSMLRDEGLVIRNRQHVKLPDPEALARLVEFNDNYIDEFLPPSFSELLKASP
- a CDS encoding PadR family transcriptional regulator, translating into MNRPKVTYQRQLYRELDRMRGDGLLTCETLPQTERPDRKVYQLTEAGRQALDIWLAEPLFASHCLPSFSPGNAGPSRPAAKSSPPFVSSLRSA